The Coffea arabica cultivar ET-39 chromosome 1e, Coffea Arabica ET-39 HiFi, whole genome shotgun sequence genome has a window encoding:
- the LOC113733833 gene encoding protein HUA2-LIKE 2-like isoform X2 → MAPSRRKGANKAAAAAAARRQWKVSEPEKWGYATDWKKVLVYFFGTQQIAFCNPADVEAFTEEKKESLLGRRHGKGSDFVRAVHEIIESYEKLKRQDQVNNANTTVDGTLASENNSGELSIKSYANGEAAGTTFHLCQKKTHSTAEEGDVGVKSKSGTAVNGQEDLPDRGMPEKEVVTEMAWANTDSYRKIVESNRSQKCFTRRRPPSARRARSRADSSKVKNFITHSGVTDSVFRDGSGRRNKRIRKSPDVLTGHDMDLHDLISNCSIEGNDSEILTADSDSLSLNEGSTVESECKDTHPDSVIELAQRNVENQRLDFQRNGIHKKRRMPNRKRPNSEVVEFNARPDEKVDSVADLVKGERILPGDQERSTERFPKEDGDEHLPLVKRARVRMGRASSTGCEPETSLDTEEKRPDVCNSLSDHIHVSSDREGDGSTDQNPSTVKGDVENSPPLNNSHAMKCDLWEVRKNQHFGSSLDGEAALPPSKRLHRALEAMSANAAEDNQIASDGPSTTNADTNGFSSSSDDHAKFSLERQSVSQFGVSLAEENLSNNDSRDGVSEFSVQSDLPIEQVRICSGVVAIRSSDDSSKSKSCKDDVDYSDGKNLLESSSGDLIDAALILECPKSLSTKEAHVSTNGSLDAVLPLKGGCTNGKTDLGKSPETLDDKTSLLSSNLLAAEDATIQLPHSATNMQTDNADAKFDETMKSCQFILEDKKQVNELLKDVGATGPTIRDCDSMLSPAHMDVMTNGKEDQDHSHSNSISDDHSGDKTVSVTQSSSSLTDGLDFILRATPHNSTSNAPVSVNNSIQVNGSCSPAVHSHHETQKFAERWNYKEANVALTSFESILGLLTRTKESIGRATRSAIECAKFGVAAKVVEILARSLERESSLHRRVDLFFLVDSIAQCSRGLKGDVGGIYPSAILAVLPRLLSAAAPPGSSSQENRRQCLKVLRVWQERRILPESIVRHHIRELDSLCGSSCSRAFSRRPLRNERAFDDPIREMEGMNVDEYGSNSSIQLPGFCMPPMLRDEDDGSDSDGESFEAVTPERDTEKSEGNLKPVPVVEKHRHILEDVDGELEMEDVAPSSDAVVSTSHSAGTDILHASHHSIGNPASVVFAPPLPKDVPPMSPPLPVSPPPPPPPLLPVPRASLPLPSERPDCIASSLNSKLFTCSQNIEDDLQKSTADQSIAPGVNLLTSETAQCSSHGHIDFHSQVPKQIPNSTNCSFSSPPVSHPPVRTVNNPPADGAFNKGFHLRPPHPAPSNQFSYMQVDHRAQSRRDIPPASHPTRFHLQNTDNGNFYRDCDRMKLAPHDIGERWRAPPPFPGPRYLEGSRMPYAPAPFSSQLGEAAPPSNHWAFPPRAMNHMPHRPPSGGPIPVAARGPNCWRPR, encoded by the exons ATGGCGCCAAGTCGAAGAAAAGGTGCCAATAAGGCCGCAGCCGCCGCCGCGGCCCGCCGACAATGGAAG GTAAGTGAGCCGGAGAAGTGGGGTTATGCTACGGACTGGAAGAAAGTACTTGTCTACTTTTTTGGAACTCAACAGAT AGCCTTCTGTAATCCTGCTGATGTTGAAGCGTTTactgaagagaaaaaggaatcTCTTCTAGGCAGACGTCATGGAAAAGGTTCTGATTTTGTTCGTGCTGTGCATGAGATAATTGAAAGCTATGAGAAGCTGAAAAGGCAAGATCAAGTCAATAATGCAAACACCACAGTTGATGGTACGCTGGCCAGTGAAAATAACTCTGGGGAACTATCAATCAAATCTTATGCAAATGGTGAAGCTGCTGGTACAACATTTCATTTATGTCAGAAAAAGACACATTCTACTGCAGAAGAAGGTGATGTGGGTGTGAAATCCAAGAGTGGTACTGCTGTAAATGGACAAGAAGATTTGCCAGACAGAGGAATGCCTGAAAAGGAGGTTGTTACAGAAATGGCCTGGGCAAATACTGACTCCTACAGAAAAATTGTTGAGAGCAATAGGTCACAAAAATGTTTCACACGTAGAAGGCCTCCCTCTGCTCGACGGGCTAGAAGCAGGGCAGATTCTAGTAAGGTTAAAAATTTCATAACCCACTCTGGGGTCACAGATAGTGTATTTCGGGATGGATCTGGGAGGAGAAATAAAAGGATTAGAAAATCACCTGATGTTTTAACTGGCCATGATATGGATTTGCATGATTTGATTTCAAATTGTAGCATTGAAGGGAATGACTCAGAAATCTTGACAGCGGACTCTGATTCACTGAGCTTGAATGAAGGCAGCACTGTTGAGTCTGAATGTAAGGATACACATCCCGACTCTGTTATTGAACTTGCTCAAAGAAATGTTGAGAACCAAAGGCTTGACTTCCAAAGAAATGGCATCCATAAAAAGAGAAGGATGCCTAATAGAAAAAGGCCTAATTCTGAGGTTGTCGAATTCAATGCTAGACCAGATGAAAAGGTAGATTCAGTTGCTGATCTTGTTAAGGGTGAACGTATCTTGCCTGGTGATCAAGAGAGATCAACTGAAAGATTCCCCAAGGAAGATGGTGATGAGCACCTGCCTTTGGTCAAAAGAGCTAGGGTTCGTATGGGTAGGGCATCATCTACTGGATGTGAACCTGAAACTTCATTGGATACTGAAGAGAAGCGGCCAGACGTTTGTAATAGCCTTTCAGATCATATCCATGTGTCATCCGATCGGGAAGGAGATGGTTCTACAGATCAGAACCCTTCTACTGTGAAAGGAGATGTAGAAAATTCACCACCATTAAATAATTCTCATGCCATGAAGTGTGACTTATGGGAAGTAAGAAAGAATCAACACTTTGGTAGTTCTTTAGATGGTGAAGCTGCTTTACCTCCCTCAAAACGCTTGCATCGTGCATTGGAGGCCATGTCAGCGAATGCAGCTGAAGACAATCAAATAGCTTCAGATGGACCATCAACAACAAATGCTGACACTAATGGATTTTCTTCGTCGTCAGATGACCACGCAAAGTTCTCTCTGGAAAGACAGTCAGTCAGTCAATTTGGAGTCAGTTTAGCAGAGGAAAATCTTAGTAATAATGATTCTCGGGATGGTGTCTCTGAGTTTTCTGTGCAGTCTGACTTGCCAATAGAACAAGTTAGGATATGTTCGGGAGTGGTGGCAATTCGCTCCAGCGATGATAGCTCAAAGAGTAAGTCATGCAAAGATGATGTGGATTATTCTGATGGTAAAAATCTTTTAGAATCTTCTTCTGGTGACCTCATTGATGCTGCTTTAATTTTAGAATGCCCCAAATCTTTGTCAACTAAAGAGGCTCATGTGAGTACTAATGGTTCACTGGATGCGGTCTTGCCATTAAAAGGTGGTTGCACAAatggaaaaactgatttgggcAAGTCTCCGGAAACTCTTGATGATAAAACATCCCTGTTAAGTTCTAATCTTCTAGCAGCGGAAGATGCCACCATTCAGTTACCACATAGTGCTACCAATATGCAAACGGATAATGCAGATGCCAAATTTGATGAAACTATGAAGTCGTGTCAATTCATATTAGAGGACAAGAAACAAGTTAATGAATT GTTGAAGGATGTTGGAGCAACTGGGCCCACCATAAGGGATTGTGATTCTATGTTATCTCCAGCTCACATGGATGTTATGACTAATGGCAAAGAGGATCAAGATCACTCTCACTCTAATTCTATCTCTGATGATCATTCAGGGGACAAAACAGTTTCAGTTACCCAGTCGTCATCATCTCTGACTGATGGTTTGGACTTCATTTTACGTGCAACACCGCATAATTCAACCAGCAATGCACCTGTATCAGTTAATAATTCTATCCAAGTTAATGGTTCTTGTAGCCCTGCTGTTCATTCCCATCATGAGACTCAAAAATTTGCTGAGAGATGGAACTACAAAGAAGCTAATGTTGCTCTGACATCTTTTGAGTCTATTCTTGGATTACTAACAAGGACAAAGGAAAGCATTGGTCGAGCAACGCGTAGTGCCATTGAGTGTGCAAAATTTGGTGTTGCTGCTAAG GTGGTAGAAATTCTTGCACGGAGTTTGGAACGAGAATCAAGTTTACACCGAAGAGTGGACTTATTCTTTCTAGTTGACTCTATTGCGCAGTGCTCAAGGGGCTTGAAAG GTGATGTTGGTGGCATATATCCTTCAGCGATTCTAGCAGTATTGCCACGTTTATTGTCAGCTGCTGCTCCTCCTGGAAGTAGTTCTCAGGAAAATCGTAGGCAGTGCTTGAAA GTTTTGAGGGTCTGGCAGGAAAGAAGGATCCTCCCAGAATCCATTGTTCGCCACCATATCCGGGAACTCGATTCTCTCTGTGGTTCATCTTGTTCTAGAGCGTTCTCACGTCGTCCTTTACGAAATGAAAGGGCATTTGATGATCCAATTAGAGAAATGGAGGGCATGAATGTTGATGAATATGGAAG CAATTCAAGTATTCAACTTCCTGGATTCTGCATGCCTCCTATGTTGAGGGATGAAGATGATGGAAGTGATTCTGATGGAGAGAGTTTCGAGGCAGTCACTCCTGAACGTGACACTGAAAAATCTGAAGGAAATTTGAAGCCTGTCCCTGTAGTTGAGAAGCATCGTCATATCTTGGAAGATGTTGATGGTGAGCTTGAAATGGAGGATGTGGCTCCCTCTTCTGATGCTGTTGTTTCCACTAGTCATAGTGCGGGAACTGATATTCTGCATGCATCACATCATTCAATTGGAAATCCAGCTTCTGTGGTCTTTGCTCCTCCATTACCCAAGGATGTTCCACCAATGTCTCCTCCTCTGCCAGTATCTCCTCCACCCCCACCTCCACCCCTACTCCCAGTTCCTCGAGCGTCTCTTCCTCTTCCATCTGAAAGGCCTGATTGCATTGCAAGTAGTCTTAATTCTAAGCTCTTTACTTGTTCACAG AACATAGAAGATGACTTGCAAAAATCTACTGCAGATCAGTCTATTGCACCAGGAGTCAACCTTTTGACTTCTGAGACAGCTCAATGTTCTTCACATGGCCATATTGATTTTCATTCTCAGGTGCCAAAACAAATACCAAACTCAACTAATTGTTCATTCAGTAGCCCACCTGTCTCCCATCCACCAGTTCGAACAGTAAATAATCCACCAGCTGATGGTGCATTCAACAAGGGTTTCCATTTACGTCCGCCTCATCCTGCTCCATCTAATCAGTTTTCCTACATGCAAGTCGATCATCGAGCACAGTCAAGGAGGGATATCCCACCAGCGTCCCACCCCACCAGATTCCATTTACAGAACACTGATAATGGAAACTTTTACAGAGATTGTGATAGGATGAAATTGGCACCACATGATATTGGAGAGCGGTGGAGGGCTCCCCCACCTTTTCCTG GGCCACGGTATCTTGAGGGATCAAGAATGCCTTATGCACCCGCTCCATTTTCCAGCCAACTTGGTGAAGCAGCACCACCAAGCAATCATTGGGCTTTTCCTCCCCGAGCCATGAATCATATGCCTCATAGGCCCCCTTCTGGGGGTCCAATACCTGTGGCAGCTAGAG GTCCCAACTGCTGGAGACCGAGATGA
- the LOC113733833 gene encoding protein HUA2-LIKE 2-like isoform X4 gives MAPSRRKGANKAAAAAAARRQWKVSEPEKWGYATDWKKVLVYFFGTQQIAFCNPADVEAFTEEKKESLLGRRHGKGSDFVRAVHEIIESYEKLKRQDQVNNANTTVDGTLASENNSGELSIKSYANGEAAGTTFHLCQKKTHSTAEEGDVGVKSKSGTAVNGQEDLPDRGMPEKEVVTEMAWANTDSYRKIVESNRSQKCFTRRRPPSARRARSRADSSKVKNFITHSGVTDSVFRDGSGRRNKRIRKSPDVLTGHDMDLHDLISNCSIEGNDSEILTADSDSLSLNEGSTVESECKDTHPDSVIELAQRNVENQRLDFQRNGIHKKRRMPNRKRPNSEVVEFNARPDEKVDSVADLVKGERILPGDQERSTERFPKEDGDEHLPLVKRARVRMGRASSTGCEPETSLDTEEKRPDVCNSLSDHIHVSSDREGDGSTDQNPSTVKGDVENSPPLNNSHAMKCDLWEVRKNQHFGSSLDGEAALPPSKRLHRALEAMSANAAEDNQIASDGPSTTNADTNGFSSSSDDHAKFSLERQSVSQFGVSLAEENLSNNDSRDGVSEFSVQSDLPIEQVRICSGVVAIRSSDDSSKSKSCKDDVDYSDGKNLLESSSGDLIDAALILECPKSLSTKEAHVSTNGSLDAVLPLKGGCTNGKTDLGKSPETLDDKTSLLSSNLLAAEDATIQLPHSATNMQTDNADAKFDETMKSCQFILEDKKQVNELLKDVGATGPTIRDCDSMLSPAHMDVMTNGKEDQDHSHSNSISDDHSGDKTVSVTQSSSSLTDGLDFILRATPHNSTSNAPVSVNNSIQVNGSCSPAVHSHHETQKFAERWNYKEANVALTSFESILGLLTRTKESIGRATRSAIECAKFGVAAKVVEILARSLERESSLHRRVDLFFLVDSIAQCSRGLKGDVGGIYPSAILAVLPRLLSAAAPPGSSSQENRRQCLKVLRVWQERRILPESIVRHHIRELDSLCGSSCSRAFSRRPLRNERAFDDPIREMEGMNVDEYGSNSSIQLPGFCMPPMLRDEDDGSDSDGESFEAVTPERDTEKSEGNLKPVPVVEKHRHILEDVDGELEMEDVAPSSDAVVSTSHSAGTDILHASHHSIGNPASVVFAPPLPKDVPPMSPPLPVSPPPPPPPLLPVPRASLPLPSERPDCIASSLNSKLFTCSQVPKQIPNSTNCSFSSPPVSHPPVRTVNNPPADGAFNKGFHLRPPHPAPSNQFSYMQVDHRAQSRRDIPPASHPTRFHLQNTDNGNFYRDCDRMKLAPHDIGERWRAPPPFPGPRYLEGSRMPYAPAPFSSQLGEAAPPSNHWAFPPRAMNHMPHRPPSGGPIPVAARGPNCWRPR, from the exons ATGGCGCCAAGTCGAAGAAAAGGTGCCAATAAGGCCGCAGCCGCCGCCGCGGCCCGCCGACAATGGAAG GTAAGTGAGCCGGAGAAGTGGGGTTATGCTACGGACTGGAAGAAAGTACTTGTCTACTTTTTTGGAACTCAACAGAT AGCCTTCTGTAATCCTGCTGATGTTGAAGCGTTTactgaagagaaaaaggaatcTCTTCTAGGCAGACGTCATGGAAAAGGTTCTGATTTTGTTCGTGCTGTGCATGAGATAATTGAAAGCTATGAGAAGCTGAAAAGGCAAGATCAAGTCAATAATGCAAACACCACAGTTGATGGTACGCTGGCCAGTGAAAATAACTCTGGGGAACTATCAATCAAATCTTATGCAAATGGTGAAGCTGCTGGTACAACATTTCATTTATGTCAGAAAAAGACACATTCTACTGCAGAAGAAGGTGATGTGGGTGTGAAATCCAAGAGTGGTACTGCTGTAAATGGACAAGAAGATTTGCCAGACAGAGGAATGCCTGAAAAGGAGGTTGTTACAGAAATGGCCTGGGCAAATACTGACTCCTACAGAAAAATTGTTGAGAGCAATAGGTCACAAAAATGTTTCACACGTAGAAGGCCTCCCTCTGCTCGACGGGCTAGAAGCAGGGCAGATTCTAGTAAGGTTAAAAATTTCATAACCCACTCTGGGGTCACAGATAGTGTATTTCGGGATGGATCTGGGAGGAGAAATAAAAGGATTAGAAAATCACCTGATGTTTTAACTGGCCATGATATGGATTTGCATGATTTGATTTCAAATTGTAGCATTGAAGGGAATGACTCAGAAATCTTGACAGCGGACTCTGATTCACTGAGCTTGAATGAAGGCAGCACTGTTGAGTCTGAATGTAAGGATACACATCCCGACTCTGTTATTGAACTTGCTCAAAGAAATGTTGAGAACCAAAGGCTTGACTTCCAAAGAAATGGCATCCATAAAAAGAGAAGGATGCCTAATAGAAAAAGGCCTAATTCTGAGGTTGTCGAATTCAATGCTAGACCAGATGAAAAGGTAGATTCAGTTGCTGATCTTGTTAAGGGTGAACGTATCTTGCCTGGTGATCAAGAGAGATCAACTGAAAGATTCCCCAAGGAAGATGGTGATGAGCACCTGCCTTTGGTCAAAAGAGCTAGGGTTCGTATGGGTAGGGCATCATCTACTGGATGTGAACCTGAAACTTCATTGGATACTGAAGAGAAGCGGCCAGACGTTTGTAATAGCCTTTCAGATCATATCCATGTGTCATCCGATCGGGAAGGAGATGGTTCTACAGATCAGAACCCTTCTACTGTGAAAGGAGATGTAGAAAATTCACCACCATTAAATAATTCTCATGCCATGAAGTGTGACTTATGGGAAGTAAGAAAGAATCAACACTTTGGTAGTTCTTTAGATGGTGAAGCTGCTTTACCTCCCTCAAAACGCTTGCATCGTGCATTGGAGGCCATGTCAGCGAATGCAGCTGAAGACAATCAAATAGCTTCAGATGGACCATCAACAACAAATGCTGACACTAATGGATTTTCTTCGTCGTCAGATGACCACGCAAAGTTCTCTCTGGAAAGACAGTCAGTCAGTCAATTTGGAGTCAGTTTAGCAGAGGAAAATCTTAGTAATAATGATTCTCGGGATGGTGTCTCTGAGTTTTCTGTGCAGTCTGACTTGCCAATAGAACAAGTTAGGATATGTTCGGGAGTGGTGGCAATTCGCTCCAGCGATGATAGCTCAAAGAGTAAGTCATGCAAAGATGATGTGGATTATTCTGATGGTAAAAATCTTTTAGAATCTTCTTCTGGTGACCTCATTGATGCTGCTTTAATTTTAGAATGCCCCAAATCTTTGTCAACTAAAGAGGCTCATGTGAGTACTAATGGTTCACTGGATGCGGTCTTGCCATTAAAAGGTGGTTGCACAAatggaaaaactgatttgggcAAGTCTCCGGAAACTCTTGATGATAAAACATCCCTGTTAAGTTCTAATCTTCTAGCAGCGGAAGATGCCACCATTCAGTTACCACATAGTGCTACCAATATGCAAACGGATAATGCAGATGCCAAATTTGATGAAACTATGAAGTCGTGTCAATTCATATTAGAGGACAAGAAACAAGTTAATGAATT GTTGAAGGATGTTGGAGCAACTGGGCCCACCATAAGGGATTGTGATTCTATGTTATCTCCAGCTCACATGGATGTTATGACTAATGGCAAAGAGGATCAAGATCACTCTCACTCTAATTCTATCTCTGATGATCATTCAGGGGACAAAACAGTTTCAGTTACCCAGTCGTCATCATCTCTGACTGATGGTTTGGACTTCATTTTACGTGCAACACCGCATAATTCAACCAGCAATGCACCTGTATCAGTTAATAATTCTATCCAAGTTAATGGTTCTTGTAGCCCTGCTGTTCATTCCCATCATGAGACTCAAAAATTTGCTGAGAGATGGAACTACAAAGAAGCTAATGTTGCTCTGACATCTTTTGAGTCTATTCTTGGATTACTAACAAGGACAAAGGAAAGCATTGGTCGAGCAACGCGTAGTGCCATTGAGTGTGCAAAATTTGGTGTTGCTGCTAAG GTGGTAGAAATTCTTGCACGGAGTTTGGAACGAGAATCAAGTTTACACCGAAGAGTGGACTTATTCTTTCTAGTTGACTCTATTGCGCAGTGCTCAAGGGGCTTGAAAG GTGATGTTGGTGGCATATATCCTTCAGCGATTCTAGCAGTATTGCCACGTTTATTGTCAGCTGCTGCTCCTCCTGGAAGTAGTTCTCAGGAAAATCGTAGGCAGTGCTTGAAA GTTTTGAGGGTCTGGCAGGAAAGAAGGATCCTCCCAGAATCCATTGTTCGCCACCATATCCGGGAACTCGATTCTCTCTGTGGTTCATCTTGTTCTAGAGCGTTCTCACGTCGTCCTTTACGAAATGAAAGGGCATTTGATGATCCAATTAGAGAAATGGAGGGCATGAATGTTGATGAATATGGAAG CAATTCAAGTATTCAACTTCCTGGATTCTGCATGCCTCCTATGTTGAGGGATGAAGATGATGGAAGTGATTCTGATGGAGAGAGTTTCGAGGCAGTCACTCCTGAACGTGACACTGAAAAATCTGAAGGAAATTTGAAGCCTGTCCCTGTAGTTGAGAAGCATCGTCATATCTTGGAAGATGTTGATGGTGAGCTTGAAATGGAGGATGTGGCTCCCTCTTCTGATGCTGTTGTTTCCACTAGTCATAGTGCGGGAACTGATATTCTGCATGCATCACATCATTCAATTGGAAATCCAGCTTCTGTGGTCTTTGCTCCTCCATTACCCAAGGATGTTCCACCAATGTCTCCTCCTCTGCCAGTATCTCCTCCACCCCCACCTCCACCCCTACTCCCAGTTCCTCGAGCGTCTCTTCCTCTTCCATCTGAAAGGCCTGATTGCATTGCAAGTAGTCTTAATTCTAAGCTCTTTACTTGTTCACAG GTGCCAAAACAAATACCAAACTCAACTAATTGTTCATTCAGTAGCCCACCTGTCTCCCATCCACCAGTTCGAACAGTAAATAATCCACCAGCTGATGGTGCATTCAACAAGGGTTTCCATTTACGTCCGCCTCATCCTGCTCCATCTAATCAGTTTTCCTACATGCAAGTCGATCATCGAGCACAGTCAAGGAGGGATATCCCACCAGCGTCCCACCCCACCAGATTCCATTTACAGAACACTGATAATGGAAACTTTTACAGAGATTGTGATAGGATGAAATTGGCACCACATGATATTGGAGAGCGGTGGAGGGCTCCCCCACCTTTTCCTG GGCCACGGTATCTTGAGGGATCAAGAATGCCTTATGCACCCGCTCCATTTTCCAGCCAACTTGGTGAAGCAGCACCACCAAGCAATCATTGGGCTTTTCCTCCCCGAGCCATGAATCATATGCCTCATAGGCCCCCTTCTGGGGGTCCAATACCTGTGGCAGCTAGAG GTCCCAACTGCTGGAGACCGAGATGA